A region of the Chryseobacterium cucumeris genome:
AACTCACCGCAGATCAAAATTTTTGGCGGCGGAGGCGGTGTAATCCTTCCGGAAGAAATCAAAGACCTTATGTCTTATGGTATCGACAGGATTTATTCTCCGGATGACGGCCGTGAGCTTGGGCTTCAGGGAATGATTGATGACCTGGTACAACGATCAGATTTTGCAACAGGAAAAGATGTTACCGCAAAAGATCTTGACAATATTAGCTTTGAAAATCCATCAAGTATTGCACAAATCATCTCAGCCGTAGAAAACTTTTCAGAAGAAAAACCTGAGCTTGTAAAAGCTATTGACGAAAAGTCTAAAGATCTGACTATTCCAATCATTGGTATTACAGGTACCGGAGGAGCAGGTAAATCTTCATTAACGGATGAACTGGTAAGACGTTTCTTACGTTCCAATACAGACAAAAAAATCGCTATTATTTCCATTGACCCTTCGAAAAAGAAAACCGGAGGTGCTTTATTGGGAGACAGAATCCGTATGAATGCAATCAATGATCCAAGAGTTTATATGCGTTCTATGGCAACCAGAGAAAACAACGTTTCTGTTTCTCCATTTATTCATTCTGCACTGAATGTATTAAAACTGGCTCATCCGGATGTCATCATCCTTGAAACTTCGGGAATCGGGCAGTCTGGTTCAGAAGTTTCTGATTTTGCAGATGTTTCCATGTATGTAATGACTCCTGAATACGGAGCTTCTACTCAGCTGGAAAAAATCGACATGTTAGACTATGCGGATCTGGTAGCATTGAATAAATCTGACAAACGTGGAGCACTGGATGCTCTTCAGGCCGTAAGAAAACAGTTCCAGAGAAACCATTTGCTATGGGAAAGCCCATTAGATGATATGCCGGTGTATGCTACCAAGGCGTCTCAGTTTAATGATCATGGAACAACAGAATTATACAACAGATTAATTTCAAAAGTAAACGATAAATTCTCCGGATTGAATCTAAAAACTTTTGTAGAACAGGAAGTGACAGAAGAAGTAACGATTATTCCTCCAAAAAGAGTCCGTTACCTTTCTGAAATTGTTGAAAACAATAAACAATACGACATCAATATTGAGAAACAGGCTGAACTGGCCAGAAAAATGTATCATATTGAAGGCGTAAAAAATATCATTTCCAATGATATTCTGGATGCTGAATACCAAAAGGCGGAAAAAGAGCTGCAACAAGAAAATATCGATTTCCTGAAGACCTGGGATGATACAAAAAAAGCATTCCATGCAGAGTTTTATTCTTATTTCGTAAGAGGAAAAGAAATTAAAGTTGAAACTTCTACTGAGTCTTTATCTCACCTGAGAATTCCTAAAATTGCATTACCAAAATACAATGACTGGGGTGATCTGATCAGATGGAAAGGCCAGGAAAACCTTCCGGGAAGCTTCCCTTACACGGCAGGTATTTATCCGTTCAAGAGAACCGGTGAAGATCCTACAAGGATGTTTGCAGGAGAAGGAGGCCCTGAAAGAACCAACAGAAGATTCCATTATGTTTCTGCAGAAATGCCTGCAAAACGTTTATCTACTGCATTTGACTCTGTAACCTTATATGGTCAGGATCCTGCTTTACCACCGGATATTTATGGTAAAATCGGGAATGCGGGAGTTTCTATTGCAACACTGGATGATGCTAAGAAATTATATTCCGGATTTGATCTTGTCAACGCACTAACTTCGGTTTCAATGACGATCAACGGTCCTGCACCGATGCTGTTGGCCTTCTTTATGAATGCTGCCATCGATCAGAATGTTGAAAAATATATCAAAGAAAACGGTTTAGAGTCTAAAGTAGAAGCTAAGCTTAAGGAAAAATTTGACGATAAAGGGTTAGAAAGACCTAAATATAACGGTGAACTTCCTCCATCCAACAATGGTTTGGGATTACAGCTTTTAGGATTAACCGGTGATGAAGTGATTCCTGCTGATATATACGCAGAAATTAAAGCTAAAACAATTGCTACGGTTCGTGGTACTGTTCAGGCGGACATCTTAAAAGAAGACCAGGCACAGAACACCTGTATTTTCTCTACAGAATTTGCCTTAAGATTAATGGGTGATGTTCAGGAATATTTCATCAGAGAAAAAGTAAGAAACTTCTACTCTGTTTCTATTTCGGGATACCATATTGCTGAAGCTGGAGCCAATCCGGTTTCCCAATTAGCATTTACACTGGCTAACGGGTTCACTTATGTTGAATATTATTTAAGCCGTGGAATGGATATCAATGATTTTGCACCGAACTTATCTTTCTTCTTCTCCAACGGTATCGATCCTGAATACTCAGTAATCGGACGTGTAGCAAGAAGAATCTGGGCAAAAGCGATGAAATTAAAATACGGAGCAGACGAAAGAAGCCAGATGTTGAAATACCACATCCAGACTTCGGGACGTTCACTGCACGCTCAGGAAATTGATTTCAACGATATCAGAACCACGCTTCAGGCACTGTATGCGATCTACGATAACTGTAATTCACTTCATACCAATGCTTATGATGAAGCGATCACTACTCCTACCGAGCAGTCTGTAAGAAGAGCGATGGCAATCCAGTTAATCATCAATAAAGAATTAGGATTGGCTAAAAACGAGAATCCGCTTCAGGGATCATTCATCATTGAAGAATTAACGGATCTTGTAGAGGAAGCTGTATATACGGAATTCGACAGAATCACAGAAAGAGGCGGTGTTCTCGGAGCGATGGAAACGATGTATCAGCGTTCAAAAATCCAGGAAGAATCTATGCATTACGAATGGCTGAAGCATACCGGTGAATATCCTATTATCGGAGTGAATACCTTCTTAGGAAAAGATGGTTCACCAACCGTTCTACCGGGAGAAGTTATCCGT
Encoded here:
- a CDS encoding methylmalonyl-CoA mutase family protein yields the protein METQKYTPTNKVRIVTAASLFDGHDAAINIMRRVIQGTGCEVIHLGHDKSAEEVVNTAIQEDANAIALTSYQGGHNEYFKYIYDLLREKNSPQIKIFGGGGGVILPEEIKDLMSYGIDRIYSPDDGRELGLQGMIDDLVQRSDFATGKDVTAKDLDNISFENPSSIAQIISAVENFSEEKPELVKAIDEKSKDLTIPIIGITGTGGAGKSSLTDELVRRFLRSNTDKKIAIISIDPSKKKTGGALLGDRIRMNAINDPRVYMRSMATRENNVSVSPFIHSALNVLKLAHPDVIILETSGIGQSGSEVSDFADVSMYVMTPEYGASTQLEKIDMLDYADLVALNKSDKRGALDALQAVRKQFQRNHLLWESPLDDMPVYATKASQFNDHGTTELYNRLISKVNDKFSGLNLKTFVEQEVTEEVTIIPPKRVRYLSEIVENNKQYDINIEKQAELARKMYHIEGVKNIISNDILDAEYQKAEKELQQENIDFLKTWDDTKKAFHAEFYSYFVRGKEIKVETSTESLSHLRIPKIALPKYNDWGDLIRWKGQENLPGSFPYTAGIYPFKRTGEDPTRMFAGEGGPERTNRRFHYVSAEMPAKRLSTAFDSVTLYGQDPALPPDIYGKIGNAGVSIATLDDAKKLYSGFDLVNALTSVSMTINGPAPMLLAFFMNAAIDQNVEKYIKENGLESKVEAKLKEKFDDKGLERPKYNGELPPSNNGLGLQLLGLTGDEVIPADIYAEIKAKTIATVRGTVQADILKEDQAQNTCIFSTEFALRLMGDVQEYFIREKVRNFYSVSISGYHIAEAGANPVSQLAFTLANGFTYVEYYLSRGMDINDFAPNLSFFFSNGIDPEYSVIGRVARRIWAKAMKLKYGADERSQMLKYHIQTSGRSLHAQEIDFNDIRTTLQALYAIYDNCNSLHTNAYDEAITTPTEQSVRRAMAIQLIINKELGLAKNENPLQGSFIIEELTDLVEEAVYTEFDRITERGGVLGAMETMYQRSKIQEESMHYEWLKHTGEYPIIGVNTFLGKDGSPTVLPGEVIRSTEEEKQAQIESLHNFQQANENKSEEALRKLQHAAINQQNLFEVMMDAVKYCSLGQITNALFEVGGKYRRNM